A single genomic interval of Asinibacterium sp. OR53 harbors:
- a CDS encoding phosphotransferase enzyme family protein — protein MLATVLAQYGLADTHCRVLPFGTGLINRTWKVVDDTQEYILQKINGQVFSNPVHISENISALADYFDAHHPGYLFVKPVKTLTTGTGYVLYENDCYRLLPFVPASQTYDTVSTPQLAFEAAQQFGRFTRLLRDFDAASLHMTIRDFHNLTLRYRQLEQAIEQGNPQRIRQSRELIDFLQSQHGIVKAYETYTSQKLFKLRVTHHDTKISNVLFDTEGKGLCVIDLDTVMPGYFISDVGDMMRTYLSPASEEETDREKIIIRDEFFYAIAGGYLGEMQDEMTTTEIDHFVFAGKYMIYMQAIRFLVDHLNNDVYYGARYEGHNFNRAANQVTLLQQLLLKEKLFSDFVISKSYLQTQG, from the coding sequence ATGCTCGCAACTGTTTTAGCACAATATGGCCTTGCCGATACCCATTGCAGGGTGCTTCCTTTTGGAACCGGCCTGATCAACCGTACCTGGAAAGTAGTAGATGACACGCAGGAATACATCCTGCAAAAGATCAACGGGCAGGTATTCAGCAACCCTGTACACATCAGTGAGAATATCAGCGCGCTGGCCGATTATTTTGATGCGCACCATCCCGGCTACCTCTTCGTAAAACCGGTTAAGACCTTGACAACCGGAACCGGTTATGTACTGTATGAAAACGATTGTTACCGGCTGCTTCCGTTTGTACCCGCTTCCCAAACTTATGATACTGTTTCAACGCCTCAGCTGGCATTTGAAGCCGCACAACAATTCGGACGGTTCACCAGGTTGTTGAGAGATTTCGATGCTGCATCCCTGCACATGACCATCCGCGACTTTCATAACCTCACTTTACGTTACAGGCAACTGGAGCAAGCCATTGAACAGGGCAATCCGCAAAGGATCAGGCAGAGCCGGGAACTCATCGATTTCCTCCAGTCGCAGCACGGGATCGTGAAAGCTTATGAAACATATACTTCACAAAAATTGTTCAAACTGCGTGTAACGCATCACGATACCAAGATCAGCAATGTATTGTTTGATACAGAAGGCAAAGGGCTTTGCGTGATTGACCTGGACACCGTGATGCCCGGTTATTTCATCAGCGATGTGGGCGATATGATGCGCACCTACCTTTCGCCTGCCAGTGAAGAAGAGACTGATCGGGAAAAGATCATCATCCGTGATGAATTCTTTTACGCCATCGCCGGCGGCTACCTGGGTGAAATGCAGGATGAAATGACGACAACAGAAATCGATCATTTCGTATTTGCAGGTAAATACATGATCTATATGCAGGCCATCCGCTTCCTGGTCGATCACCTGAACAACGATGTTTATTACGGCGCCCGCTACGAAGGCCATAATTTCAATCGCGCCGCCAACCAGGTAACTTTGCTGCAGCAACTATTGTTGAAAGAAAAGTTGTTCAGTGATTTTGTAATATCGAAATCCTACCTGCAAACGCAGGGATAA
- a CDS encoding isoaspartyl peptidase/L-asparaginase family protein codes for MLHRRRFLQLGSLGLSAFSFSSFRMPAASRKPIVISTWDAGIEANKAAWKILRNGGRALDAVEQGVMVTESSLNCCVGLGANPDRDGHVTLDACIMDEHANCGSVAFLERIKHPVSVARRVMEKTPHVMLVGEGAQQFAVAEGFPLEPDKLSDDAKKSYENWLKKSEYKPVINIENSKKSTAAVPTRLENGDWNHDTIGMVAMDAEGNLSGSCTTSGMAFKMRGRLGDSPIIGAGLYVDNEVGAATATGQGEDVIRICGTHLVVELMRQGLSPENACKKAVERIIKIKGAKAKEIQVGFIAINKRGEYGGYCIQKGFNFAVCYADDKNFLVDGKYIL; via the coding sequence ATGTTACATAGAAGACGTTTTTTGCAATTGGGGTCACTCGGACTCTCTGCTTTTTCATTTTCATCTTTCCGTATGCCTGCCGCTTCACGCAAGCCTATCGTGATCTCTACCTGGGATGCAGGTATCGAAGCGAATAAAGCCGCCTGGAAAATATTGCGCAATGGAGGCCGTGCACTCGATGCCGTAGAACAAGGGGTAATGGTAACGGAATCCTCTTTGAATTGCTGCGTAGGGTTGGGTGCCAACCCCGACCGCGACGGACATGTAACCCTCGATGCATGTATCATGGATGAGCATGCCAACTGCGGCAGCGTTGCTTTTCTCGAACGCATAAAACATCCTGTCTCTGTAGCCCGGCGTGTAATGGAAAAAACACCACATGTAATGCTGGTAGGTGAAGGCGCGCAGCAGTTCGCTGTTGCCGAAGGCTTTCCGTTAGAGCCGGACAAACTCTCCGATGATGCTAAAAAATCTTACGAGAACTGGTTGAAGAAAAGCGAATACAAACCCGTCATCAACATTGAGAATTCAAAAAAATCAACTGCAGCAGTACCCACGCGTTTGGAAAATGGCGACTGGAACCACGATACCATTGGTATGGTGGCCATGGACGCAGAAGGCAACCTCAGCGGCAGTTGTACCACCAGTGGTATGGCTTTTAAAATGAGAGGCCGCCTGGGCGACTCTCCCATCATTGGTGCAGGATTGTATGTTGATAACGAAGTGGGGGCCGCCACGGCCACCGGCCAGGGTGAAGACGTGATACGTATTTGCGGCACCCACCTCGTAGTTGAATTGATGCGCCAGGGATTGTCTCCCGAAAACGCCTGCAAGAAAGCAGTAGAACGCATCATTAAGATCAAAGGAGCCAAAGCCAAAGAGATACAGGTTGGATTCATTGCCATCAACAAGCGCGGTGAATATGGCGGCTATTGTATCCAGAAAGGATTCAATTTCGCCGTATGTTATGCAGATGACAAGAATTTCCTGGTAGACGGCAAGTATATTTTATAA
- a CDS encoding universal stress protein, whose translation MTNSLYNILVPVDFTSKNEWAIAKAIELSNSLHCNVHLVHVLNGDEPKLAGERLLTMKEHYKDHLCGEGSMEISMLHGNPYQQLSDYITHFQMDLVIVGLSRFNFFERVLSSVSISRLSRKANVPVLAVRASGLVHHFKKIILPLNDHIPLSRIKLAALLGRHFKSTIYLVSLRNKGTGEYNLPVLNETLNVIQSITTIPVQSIILEGKNLATSTLNFAGRINADLIMINPIKDFCMPGFWNRITRKLMSYHSRMPVLTMD comes from the coding sequence ATGACAAACAGCCTGTATAACATACTCGTGCCGGTGGATTTTACCAGCAAGAACGAGTGGGCTATTGCCAAGGCCATTGAACTTTCCAATTCATTGCACTGCAATGTTCATTTGGTGCATGTGCTGAATGGCGACGAACCAAAGCTGGCTGGTGAGCGATTGTTGACGATGAAGGAGCATTATAAGGACCATCTATGCGGGGAAGGTAGTATGGAGATCAGTATGCTTCATGGAAATCCGTATCAGCAATTGTCGGATTACATCACGCATTTCCAGATGGACCTGGTAATCGTAGGGTTGTCGCGGTTCAATTTTTTTGAGAGGGTACTGTCTTCTGTTTCCATCAGCCGCTTATCGCGCAAGGCGAATGTGCCGGTGTTGGCGGTAAGGGCGAGCGGATTGGTGCACCATTTCAAGAAAATCATATTACCGTTGAATGACCATATTCCTTTGAGTCGTATCAAGCTGGCCGCTTTGCTGGGAAGACATTTTAAATCCACGATCTACCTGGTATCGCTCCGGAATAAGGGCACCGGTGAATACAACTTGCCGGTACTGAACGAGACATTGAATGTGATCCAGAGCATCACAACCATACCGGTGCAATCGATCATACTGGAAGGAAAAAACCTGGCTACCAGCACGCTTAATTTTGCTGGCAGGATCAATGCCGACCTGATCATGATCAATCCGATCAAGGATTTCTGCATGCCGGGATTCTGGAACAGGATTACCAGGAAATTAATGTCTTATCATTCAAGGATGCCGGTGCTGACGATGGATTAA
- a CDS encoding HAD-IB family phosphatase, whose amino-acid sequence MVTVVIPALNEANTIRQVVQFCKQERHVDEVIVIDDTSEDGTAEIAKEAGAIVLKSAARGKGISMKEGVDAAKHEIIVFLDGDIDPYPINTIDALTAPLIADEADFVKGGFSRNAGRVTELVAKPLLAIFFPALSSFAQPLSGMIAGKKQFFKKLEFFNDYGVDIGIFLDMYLMKARIQEVNIGYIENKSKSWEGLGKMSKEVAKAIISKAREEDSSAKATNQDVASIEEINNAMHEALQENLAEHKRLAVFDVDDTVLTDRFIDVCAREYGFTAKLEDLRQHEKDPLILTKRIGLLLKGISMDALLNTIHGIKMVADFKETVRGLKEKGYLVGLISHGYTLVTNYIIKNVDADFAVANQLEFFDGKATGEVNMPSSYFASPESVCGHAFCKTNALQYVCEKFNVQFRNCIAVGDSRDDLCMIGHAGIGVAFCAKEKLLEKVAAKVIREKSFRSLFEFVK is encoded by the coding sequence ATGGTTACAGTAGTCATTCCTGCTTTGAATGAGGCAAATACAATCCGGCAGGTAGTTCAATTTTGTAAACAAGAGCGGCATGTAGACGAAGTGATCGTGATAGACGATACTTCAGAAGATGGTACTGCTGAAATTGCAAAAGAAGCTGGCGCCATTGTGTTGAAAAGTGCGGCAAGGGGAAAAGGCATCTCCATGAAAGAAGGTGTTGATGCCGCGAAACATGAGATCATTGTGTTCCTGGATGGCGATATTGATCCTTATCCCATTAATACTATTGATGCATTGACTGCTCCGCTGATTGCAGATGAAGCTGATTTTGTAAAAGGAGGTTTTAGTCGCAATGCAGGCAGGGTTACCGAGCTGGTAGCCAAGCCCTTGCTGGCCATTTTTTTTCCAGCCCTGTCGTCCTTTGCCCAGCCGCTGAGCGGTATGATCGCAGGAAAAAAACAATTCTTTAAAAAGCTGGAATTCTTCAATGATTATGGAGTAGATATTGGCATATTCCTCGATATGTACCTGATGAAAGCAAGGATACAGGAAGTAAACATTGGTTATATCGAGAACAAGAGTAAGTCCTGGGAAGGACTTGGCAAGATGAGTAAGGAAGTGGCCAAGGCCATCATCAGCAAAGCCAGGGAAGAAGACAGTTCCGCAAAGGCTACAAACCAGGATGTGGCTTCGATTGAAGAGATCAATAATGCGATGCATGAGGCATTGCAGGAAAACCTTGCTGAACACAAACGCCTGGCTGTATTCGATGTGGATGATACGGTGCTGACAGACCGCTTCATCGATGTATGTGCGCGGGAATATGGTTTCACGGCGAAACTTGAGGACCTCCGGCAGCACGAAAAAGATCCTTTAATTCTTACAAAACGCATTGGCTTGCTGTTGAAAGGAATAAGCATGGACGCTTTATTGAATACCATTCATGGCATAAAAATGGTTGCAGATTTCAAGGAAACTGTCCGGGGGTTGAAAGAGAAGGGGTACCTGGTTGGGCTCATCAGTCACGGTTACACCCTTGTTACCAATTATATAATAAAGAATGTGGATGCGGATTTCGCTGTTGCCAACCAGTTGGAATTCTTCGATGGAAAAGCAACAGGTGAGGTTAATATGCCATCGAGTTATTTCGCTTCTCCGGAGAGTGTATGCGGACATGCATTTTGTAAAACCAATGCGTTGCAATATGTGTGTGAGAAATTTAATGTGCAGTTCCGTAATTGCATCGCGGTGGGAGATAGTAGGGATGATTTATGCATGATTGGACATGCGGGAATAGGAGTGGCTTTTTGTGCGAAAGAAAAGTTGCTGGAAAAAGTAGCGGCGAAAGTCATCCGGGAAAAGAGTTTCAGGTCATTATTCGAGTTCGTAAAATAA
- a CDS encoding copper homeostasis protein CutC, which produces MLEIAVFNIQSALLAATAGAHRLELCENPYDGGTTPSYGTLKTVREKISIPVFPIIRPRGGDFLYNDAEYEVICKDVQLCKELGFDGVVIGLLHADGSIDKEWTKKLVDLAYPMEVTFHRAFDRAAHPLQALEDIIACGCNRILTSGQVPNAWDGRELIKQLVEKADDRIIIMPGSGVRSSNIKALADFTGAKELHSSARELTPSGMQFQTTSMQENLQNTIVDTTEIKKMLAAL; this is translated from the coding sequence ATGCTCGAAATCGCTGTATTTAATATTCAATCTGCTTTACTGGCCGCTACAGCGGGCGCGCACCGCCTCGAATTATGCGAGAACCCCTACGATGGAGGCACCACCCCCTCTTATGGTACGTTGAAAACAGTAAGAGAAAAAATTTCCATTCCTGTTTTCCCGATCATTCGTCCGCGTGGCGGTGATTTTTTATACAACGATGCGGAATACGAAGTGATCTGCAAAGACGTACAACTTTGTAAAGAGTTGGGCTTTGACGGAGTGGTGATTGGTTTGTTGCATGCAGACGGAAGCATTGATAAAGAATGGACAAAAAAACTGGTTGACCTCGCTTACCCCATGGAAGTTACTTTTCACCGGGCATTCGACCGTGCTGCTCATCCGTTGCAGGCTTTGGAAGACATCATTGCATGCGGATGTAATCGTATTTTAACGAGCGGACAGGTACCCAATGCCTGGGATGGCCGCGAGTTGATCAAACAGTTGGTAGAAAAAGCAGATGACCGCATCATCATCATGCCCGGCAGTGGTGTGCGCAGCAGCAACATCAAAGCCCTGGCCGATTTTACCGGTGCAAAAGAATTGCATTCATCCGCAAGGGAGCTCACTCCTTCCGGCATGCAATTTCAAACTACAAGCATGCAGGAAAATTTGCAGAACACGATCGTAGATACCACAGAGATCAAAAAAATGCTGGCTGCTTTGTGA
- a CDS encoding bifunctional UDP-sugar hydrolase/5'-nucleotidase — translation MKQLLISVLFLSFFIKGQTQVSTDTACIIQLNDVYEIGPLEGGRKGGMPRVASVIADARKKYPTLAVLAGDFLSPSVMGTARLDGERVNGAQMVDLMNTVGIDMVTFGNHEFDIPYAALQKRINESQFLWISSNVQYKDSLNKLSPFYKNLHGLQVPFVQHIVWSPLSNLRIGFFALTIDANQQHFVQYEAPDAALSREIAALTDQQVNCILGLTHLSYKADSTLLRQLPAIRGILGGHEHQHMYVPVEDHFVAKADANAKTVYKHLVYKDGNGNLQIQSTLIALDSSITTDTAAIAQVKKWEDRIYNSYIKNGINPTHQLAVVTTPLNGLESAIRYHQTNLGTLITESMLLPQPHADAAILNSGSIRIDDMVQGPINEMDIVRILPFGGVVCDVQMKGSLLLKILQSNNDRLDLGGFLQMSKNLVYQDNNWQINKKAIHPEKTYTIRTLEFLTTGAEKGLEYFKEGNPDIIHITKYNTADNLLSDIRRLVIDALSKQQVAF, via the coding sequence ATGAAACAATTGCTCATCAGTGTACTATTCTTATCCTTTTTCATCAAAGGCCAAACGCAGGTATCAACAGATACAGCCTGTATCATTCAACTCAACGATGTGTACGAGATCGGTCCGCTCGAAGGCGGCCGTAAAGGTGGCATGCCCCGCGTAGCATCTGTGATCGCCGATGCCAGGAAAAAATACCCCACCCTCGCTGTGTTAGCGGGCGATTTTTTAAGTCCCTCTGTAATGGGCACCGCCCGCCTCGACGGTGAACGCGTAAACGGCGCACAAATGGTAGACCTCATGAACACCGTGGGTATTGACATGGTTACATTCGGCAACCATGAATTCGATATCCCTTATGCAGCTTTGCAAAAAAGGATCAACGAATCGCAATTCCTTTGGATCAGTTCCAATGTGCAGTACAAAGACAGCCTCAATAAACTCTCTCCTTTTTATAAAAATTTGCATGGCTTGCAAGTGCCTTTTGTGCAACACATCGTATGGTCGCCACTCAGCAACTTGCGCATCGGGTTCTTCGCACTTACCATTGATGCCAACCAGCAGCATTTTGTTCAGTATGAGGCGCCCGATGCAGCCCTGTCACGCGAGATCGCGGCCTTAACGGATCAGCAGGTGAATTGCATACTCGGACTTACCCATTTATCTTATAAAGCCGATAGCACCCTGCTCAGGCAACTGCCTGCCATCAGGGGTATCCTCGGCGGACATGAACACCAGCACATGTACGTACCTGTAGAAGACCACTTTGTAGCCAAAGCAGATGCCAACGCCAAAACGGTTTACAAACACCTGGTTTATAAAGACGGCAATGGCAACCTGCAGATACAAAGCACGCTGATAGCGCTCGACAGCAGCATCACAACCGATACCGCTGCCATAGCGCAGGTAAAAAAATGGGAAGACAGGATATACAACTCGTATATCAAAAATGGCATCAATCCCACACACCAGTTGGCCGTTGTTACCACACCGCTGAATGGACTGGAATCGGCTATCCGTTATCACCAAACCAACCTGGGTACCCTCATCACGGAAAGTATGTTGTTGCCTCAACCACATGCAGATGCTGCTATTTTAAACAGTGGTTCCATCCGCATCGATGATATGGTGCAGGGCCCCATCAATGAAATGGATATTGTAAGGATATTACCTTTTGGCGGCGTGGTATGCGATGTGCAAATGAAAGGAAGCCTGTTATTGAAGATATTACAAAGCAACAATGATCGCCTGGACCTGGGCGGCTTCCTGCAAATGAGTAAAAACCTGGTTTACCAGGATAACAACTGGCAGATCAACAAAAAAGCCATCCACCCGGAAAAAACTTATACCATCCGTACATTAGAATTTTTAACCACAGGCGCGGAAAAAGGGCTTGAATATTTCAAGGAAGGTAATCCTGATATCATCCACATTACTAAATATAACACGGCGGATAACCTTTTATCAGATATCCGCCGCTTAGTCATTGATGCATTATCGAAACAACAAGTAGCTTTCTAG
- the serA gene encoding phosphoglycerate dehydrogenase, with product MNKQASTSYPKEKINILFLENISDKAVAQFKQNGYVNVRKLTGALSEEDLIREIKDVHLIGIRSKTRITSKVLEAAKKLQAIGCFCIGVNQVDLKAATKAGVVVFNAPYSNTRSVAELVIGASILLIRRIPDKNKAAHEGIWMKDSKGSYELRGKTLGIVGYGNIGSQLSVLAEALGMKVRFYDTETKLPLGNAESTKSLKELVANSDVISLHVPDTSLTRNLINKNVIKNFKKGSILINYARGEVVDLKALSVAIQEGDIKGAAIDVYPWEPEKNGDRFESPMQGLPNVILTPHIGGSTEEAQENIGEDVSLKLFQYLERGITNGSHTVPAIGLPPVEGAHRILHIHNNVPGVLSAINTALSKNNINIVGQYLKTNDEIGYVVLDIDKKLSKQALELLRGVKETIKVRMLY from the coding sequence ATGAACAAGCAAGCAAGCACCAGTTATCCCAAAGAAAAAATTAATATTCTCTTCCTAGAAAACATCAGTGACAAAGCAGTAGCACAGTTCAAACAAAATGGTTATGTGAATGTACGCAAGCTCACCGGCGCCCTGAGTGAAGAAGACCTGATCAGAGAGATCAAAGACGTACACCTTATTGGTATCCGCTCGAAAACACGCATTACATCCAAAGTATTGGAAGCGGCCAAGAAATTACAGGCCATCGGCTGTTTTTGTATTGGCGTGAACCAGGTGGATCTCAAAGCCGCTACCAAGGCCGGTGTGGTGGTATTCAATGCCCCCTATAGCAATACCAGGAGCGTGGCGGAACTGGTTATCGGCGCCAGCATCCTGCTTATCCGCCGTATACCCGATAAGAACAAGGCGGCACATGAAGGCATCTGGATGAAAGATTCAAAAGGCAGTTATGAATTGCGCGGCAAAACGCTGGGTATTGTAGGTTATGGTAATATTGGTTCGCAACTGAGTGTGCTGGCCGAAGCGCTGGGTATGAAAGTGCGTTTTTACGATACCGAAACAAAGCTGCCATTAGGCAATGCAGAGTCTACCAAGAGTCTGAAAGAACTGGTAGCTAATTCAGATGTCATTTCATTGCATGTTCCCGATACCTCGCTGACACGCAACCTGATCAATAAAAATGTCATCAAGAATTTCAAGAAAGGTTCCATACTCATCAACTATGCAAGGGGAGAAGTGGTAGACCTGAAAGCGCTCAGCGTAGCCATACAGGAAGGAGATATCAAAGGGGCGGCCATCGATGTGTATCCCTGGGAACCTGAAAAGAATGGTGATCGTTTTGAATCGCCCATGCAGGGATTGCCCAATGTGATCCTTACACCGCATATCGGTGGTTCTACTGAAGAAGCGCAGGAGAATATCGGCGAAGACGTGAGCCTGAAATTGTTCCAATACCTCGAAAGGGGTATCACCAACGGATCGCATACAGTGCCCGCCATCGGATTGCCCCCGGTGGAAGGAGCGCATCGCATCCTGCATATCCATAACAACGTACCGGGTGTATTGAGCGCTATCAACACTGCACTGTCTAAGAACAACATCAACATAGTGGGACAATACCTCAAGACCAATGATGAAATTGGTTATGTGGTATTGGACATCGATAAGAAATTATCGAAGCAGGCGCTTGAATTGCTGCGCGGCGTGAAAGAAACCATCAAAGTACGGATGCTGTACTAG
- a CDS encoding serine hydrolase: MLRTMVIALLSTLMMACGSPAAKQPAVGADTGLVHTVAPVTHHFTPLTDKQKEYYANAIEPLYRSLLLRTGFNGSILLAKNGEVVFEDYHGLINFKTGDSITATTPFHLASVSKTFTATVVLRLMEQGKLSLDDHIEKYLPNFPYNGITIKDLLSHRSGLPKYDHFMTDVRTEPYRVKNKRGKWVTRYRSFKIAPQLTGFATNETVLQYMINNRPPIEALPNRRFSYCNTNYAMLALIVEKITAIPFPQYMQDSVFTPLGMKNTYVFNIKDTANYTPSYTPGRRPYPLEKLDCVYGDKNVYSTVRDLLAWDQSLYLGTLVSLPTLEKAYQPYSNEHRGVKNYGLGWHLLVNPSEPTIVYHNGWWHGNNAVFKRLVHDSATVIILGNKFNPAIWRAGKMSSVFTGHADTTVLEQ, encoded by the coding sequence ATGTTGCGTACGATGGTCATTGCACTTCTTTCCACGTTGATGATGGCCTGTGGCTCTCCTGCTGCTAAACAACCTGCAGTTGGAGCAGATACCGGGCTTGTTCATACTGTTGCTCCAGTCACCCACCATTTCACCCCACTTACCGACAAGCAAAAAGAATACTATGCGAATGCCATAGAGCCCCTGTACCGCTCTCTACTGCTGCGCACCGGTTTCAACGGAAGTATTTTATTAGCCAAGAACGGAGAAGTGGTGTTCGAGGATTATCATGGCCTCATCAATTTCAAAACTGGCGATAGCATTACGGCCACCACACCTTTCCACCTGGCATCGGTCTCTAAAACCTTTACCGCCACCGTGGTATTACGATTGATGGAACAGGGCAAGCTGTCACTGGATGATCATATAGAGAAATACCTGCCTAACTTCCCATACAATGGTATTACGATCAAAGACCTGCTCTCCCACCGGAGCGGACTGCCCAAGTACGATCATTTCATGACCGATGTGCGAACGGAACCTTATCGCGTTAAAAACAAGCGCGGCAAATGGGTTACCCGTTACCGCAGTTTTAAAATAGCGCCGCAGTTAACCGGTTTCGCTACCAATGAAACCGTATTGCAATACATGATCAATAACCGGCCACCTATAGAAGCTTTGCCCAACAGGCGTTTCAGCTACTGCAATACCAATTATGCCATGCTGGCCCTGATCGTGGAAAAGATCACCGCCATCCCCTTCCCCCAATACATGCAAGACAGCGTATTTACGCCGTTGGGCATGAAGAATACCTATGTGTTCAATATCAAAGACACCGCTAACTATACCCCTTCTTATACACCCGGCCGTCGCCCTTACCCGCTCGAAAAACTGGATTGTGTTTATGGCGATAAAAACGTGTACAGCACGGTGCGGGATCTCCTCGCGTGGGACCAGTCGCTCTACCTGGGCACCCTGGTAAGCCTCCCCACACTGGAGAAAGCCTACCAGCCATACAGCAATGAACACAGGGGCGTCAAGAATTATGGCCTGGGCTGGCACCTGCTGGTGAACCCATCCGAGCCTACCATCGTTTACCATAATGGATGGTGGCACGGCAACAACGCGGTGTTCAAACGCCTGGTGCACGACAGCGCCACAGTGATCATCCTGGGCAATAAATTCAACCCGGCCATCTGGCGGGCGGGCAAAATGAGCTCCGTATTCACCGGGCATGCCGATACCACAGTATTGGAACAATAG